In one Parageobacillus genomosp. 1 genomic region, the following are encoded:
- a CDS encoding PhoH family protein: MGKKIYVLDTNVLLQDPYSIFSFEDNEVVIPAVVLEEVDSKKRYMDEVGRNARQVSKLIDRLRENGKLHEKIPLENGGVLRIELNHRSFQQLQEIFVEKTNDNRILAVAKNLSLEEQAKENGRSVILVSKDALVRVKADAIGLQAEDFLSDRVVDVDHIYTGFLELYIGTEHLQRFYEKGELVLADIANHPFYPNQFIIMKDAFGGSASAIGIVDHSGKKVKKLVFHYEHIWGIRPRNVQQTMAFELLMRDDIQLVTLIGKAGTGKTLLALAAGLMQTEDLRTYKKLLVARPIVPMGKDIGFLPGEKEEKLRPWMQPIFDNLEYLFNTKKPGELDAILAGMGSIEVEALTYIRGRSLPEQFIIIDEAQNLTKHEIKTILTRVGEKSKIVLMGDPEQIDHPYLDEYNNGLTYVVEKFKDQKIAGHVRLIKGERSALAQLAADIL; encoded by the coding sequence TTGGGAAAAAAAATATATGTATTAGATACAAATGTGCTGCTGCAAGATCCATATTCCATCTTTTCATTTGAAGATAATGAGGTGGTCATTCCGGCGGTCGTGCTCGAGGAAGTCGATTCGAAAAAAAGGTACATGGATGAAGTTGGCAGAAACGCCCGGCAAGTATCGAAGCTGATCGACCGTCTGCGCGAAAACGGAAAGCTGCATGAAAAAATTCCGCTCGAAAACGGCGGAGTGCTGCGCATTGAATTAAATCATCGTTCTTTTCAGCAACTGCAGGAAATTTTTGTAGAAAAAACAAATGACAACCGCATTTTAGCGGTAGCAAAAAACTTATCTCTCGAGGAACAAGCAAAAGAAAATGGCCGTTCTGTTATTTTAGTCAGCAAGGATGCGCTTGTGCGCGTGAAGGCAGATGCAATTGGATTGCAGGCAGAAGATTTTTTAAGCGACCGTGTTGTCGATGTCGACCATATTTATACTGGTTTTCTCGAGTTATACATAGGGACAGAGCACCTGCAGCGGTTTTATGAAAAAGGAGAACTCGTTTTAGCCGACATTGCCAATCATCCTTTTTACCCAAACCAATTTATCATTATGAAAGATGCATTTGGCGGTTCCGCCTCTGCCATAGGCATTGTCGATCACAGCGGCAAAAAAGTGAAAAAGCTTGTGTTTCACTATGAACATATATGGGGGATTCGTCCGCGCAACGTGCAGCAAACGATGGCGTTTGAACTGCTTATGCGCGATGACATCCAGCTTGTCACCTTGATTGGCAAAGCGGGAACGGGAAAAACGCTGCTTGCTCTTGCGGCGGGATTGATGCAGACGGAAGATTTACGCACGTATAAAAAGCTGCTTGTCGCTAGGCCAATCGTCCCCATGGGAAAAGATATCGGCTTTTTGCCGGGGGAAAAAGAAGAAAAGCTGCGTCCATGGATGCAGCCGATTTTCGATAATTTAGAATACTTATTTAACACAAAAAAACCAGGGGAATTAGATGCGATTTTGGCGGGAATGGGTTCGATTGAAGTAGAAGCGCTCACCTATATACGCGGTCGCAGTCTGCCGGAGCAGTTTATTATTATTGATGAGGCACAAAATTTAACGAAACACGAAATAAAAACGATTTTAACGCGTGTCGGCGAGAAAAGTAAAATTGTTTTGATGGGCGATCCGGAGCAAATTGATCACCCATATTTGGATGAATACAACAATGGTCTCACGTACGTCGTGGAGAAATTTAAAGACCAGAAAATCGCCGGGCACGTCCGTCTGATCAAAGGAGAGCGCTCGGCATTGGCGCAGCTTGCTGCGGATATATTGTAA
- a CDS encoding YlaN family protein has product MDVADEAINYREKAYALLQADADKIVKLIQVQMDNLTMPQCPLYEEVLDTQMFGLSREIDFAVRLGLVDEKEGKALLDRLERELSALHEAVTKKRVR; this is encoded by the coding sequence ATCGATGTGGCAGACGAGGCCATTAACTATCGTGAAAAAGCGTACGCGCTCCTGCAAGCGGATGCCGATAAAATTGTAAAGTTAATTCAAGTGCAAATGGATAATTTGACAATGCCGCAATGTCCACTCTATGAAGAAGTGCTGGATACGCAAATGTTCGGTTTATCACGGGAAATTGATTTTGCCGTTCGCCTCGGTCTGGTGGACGAGAAGGAAGGCAAAGCGCTGCTTGACCGGCTCGAACGCGAGCTTTCCGCATTGCATGAGGCGGTAACAAAAAAGCGCGTACGATAA
- a CDS encoding FtsW/RodA/SpoVE family cell cycle protein codes for MDKELIKKVLKCYDYPLIIAVVMLSLFGLIMVYSSSMIAAVIRFEVPSDYFYERQKLWLVIAFIGFFITLLVPYKVWAKEKLVKWIFFVSPLLLIAVAFLGHTANNATSWFRVGMLSIQPAELVKLGLIVYLASAFANKQKRLSQPVKSNLFPIYYTLFICFLIAIQPDFGTALIVLAIASCLILSSGLRLRLLFKQLLFFTLIFIVMSPIIIPVLGDKIFSKERMSRIYSFLDPFKYANDEGFQLVNSYLAIGLGGIKGLGLGKSIQKYGYLPESHTDFIMSIISEELGLFGVVFTLGILAFIVLRGLWIARKCNDAFGSLLAIGISVMIGIQTFINVGGVVGVIPITGVPLPLVSYGGSSLILFMTSLGMLVNISMFTKYEDYKRKAKTVQKLQKKGLTF; via the coding sequence ATGGATAAGGAACTCATTAAAAAGGTGCTAAAATGTTACGACTATCCGCTGATTATCGCAGTTGTGATGCTGTCGCTGTTCGGTTTGATCATGGTCTATAGTTCGAGCATGATCGCTGCGGTCATTCGCTTTGAAGTGCCGAGCGACTATTTTTACGAGCGGCAAAAGCTATGGCTTGTTATAGCATTTATCGGATTTTTCATCACACTGCTTGTTCCTTATAAAGTATGGGCGAAGGAAAAATTAGTGAAATGGATCTTTTTTGTCTCCCCGCTCCTGTTAATCGCGGTGGCGTTTCTTGGACATACGGCGAACAACGCGACAAGCTGGTTTCGGGTCGGCATGTTAAGCATACAGCCAGCCGAACTGGTGAAGCTCGGGCTGATCGTTTACTTAGCGTCAGCATTTGCCAATAAACAAAAAAGATTATCCCAGCCTGTAAAAAGCAATTTATTTCCGATTTACTATACGTTGTTTATCTGTTTTTTAATTGCGATTCAGCCCGATTTTGGCACAGCGCTGATTGTATTGGCGATCGCTTCATGTTTAATTTTGTCATCAGGGCTGCGGCTTCGTTTGTTGTTTAAGCAGCTGCTGTTCTTTACGCTTATATTCATTGTCATGTCCCCAATTATTATCCCAGTCCTTGGTGATAAAATTTTTTCTAAGGAGCGGATGTCACGGATTTATAGTTTTTTAGATCCGTTTAAATATGCCAATGACGAGGGGTTCCAACTCGTTAATTCGTATTTGGCAATTGGATTAGGAGGAATAAAAGGATTAGGACTAGGAAAAAGCATTCAAAAATACGGATATTTGCCTGAGTCGCATACCGATTTCATTATGTCGATTATCTCGGAAGAATTAGGTCTTTTTGGTGTAGTGTTTACCTTGGGGATTTTAGCATTTATCGTATTGCGGGGATTATGGATTGCACGAAAATGCAACGATGCGTTCGGCAGTCTGCTTGCGATTGGTATTTCGGTGATGATCGGGATTCAAACGTTTATTAATGTTGGCGGTGTAGTCGGAGTCATTCCGATTACCGGGGTTCCGCTGCCGCTCGTTAGTTATGGCGGTTCTTCGCTGATTTTGTTTATGACTTCGCTTGGAATGCTTGTCAATATCTCGATGTTTACGAAATACGAAGATTATAAAAGAAAGGCAAAGACAGTGCAAAAATTGCAAAAAAAAGGTCTGACTTTTTAG